The following are encoded together in the Vigna unguiculata cultivar IT97K-499-35 chromosome 2, ASM411807v1, whole genome shotgun sequence genome:
- the LOC114173253 gene encoding protein cornichon homolog 4-like → MDDLFAWLISFFLLIALLVLVTYQLMSLADLEFDYINPYDSSSRINKVVLPEFATQAALCLFYLVTQHWIMALFCAPYLLFNVRLYRQRRHLIDVTEIFNLLHWEKKQRLVKFFYLVFTLFLSVFWMIYSSLE, encoded by the exons ATGGACGATCTATTTGCTTGGCTCATCTCCTTCTTCCTCCTCATCGCCTTGCTTGTCCTCGTCACATACCag CTAATGTCCCTAGCAGACCTAGAATTTGATTATATAAATCCTTATGACTCCTCTTCTCGAATCAATAAGGTGGTTTTGCCTGAGTTTGCTACCCAAGCTGCCCTATGCTTGTTCTACCTTGTTACTCAGCATTGGATAATGGCACTCTTCTGTGCTCCTTATCTTTTGTTCAACGTTCGATT GTATAGACAAAGAAGGCATTTGATCGATGTAACTGAGATATTCAACCTGCTCCATTGGGAAAAGAAGCAACGGCTAGTCAAATTCTTCTACCTTGTTTTTACCCTTTTCCTCTCTGTATTCTG GATGATTTACTCATCACTGGAGTAG
- the LOC114174111 gene encoding ACT domain-containing protein ACR8-like, with the protein MEWPACTDEYEKLVIRMSTPRVVIDNSVFSSATLVKVDSARRHGILLDAVQVLTDLDLSIKKAYISADGKWCMDVFHVTDQNGNKITDENVLKYIEQSLGSIQCGRTTSSNGLTALELTGTDRVGLLSEVFAVLADLQCDVVEAKVWTHNGRIASLIYVKDSSSGSTIEDSQKINKIELRLRNVLKGDNDIRSAKISVSMAAMHTERRLHQMMFTDRDYERTPILEVTSDKPVVTVQNWAGRGYSVVNVQCKDRTKLLFDVVSNLTDMEYDVFHATINTNDDRAYLEFYIRHKDGTPISSEPERQRVIQCLKAAVERRASEGVRLELCKEDRQGLLAEVMRTFRENGLNVTRAEISTVGNMATNVFYVTDAIGNPADAKIIESLRQKIGLSYLEVKELPLVNHQGMQREDQAVGIGGAVLFSIGSLVKRNLYSLGLIKSCS; encoded by the exons ATGGAGTGGCCTGCGTGCACGGACGAGTACGAAAAGCTTGTTATACGAATGAGCACTCCCAG GGTTGTTATTGACAATTCCGTGTTCTCTTCAGCTACTCTTGTCAAG GTTGACAGTGCTAGAAGGCATGGTATTTTATTGGATGCTGTACAAGTGCTCACTGACCTGGACCTTTCTATAAAGAAAGCCTATATTTCTGCTGATGGCAAATGGTGTATGGATG TTTTTCATGTCACCGACCAGAATGGAAACAAGATAACGGATGaaaacgttttaaaatatattgagcAG TCACTTGGGAGCATTCAGTGTGGGAGAACCACCAGCTCTAATGGTCTCACTGCGCTGGAATTGACAGGAACTGACCGAGTTGGTCTTTTATCGGAGGTGTTTGCCGTACTGGCTGATCTTCAATGTGATgtggttgaggcgaaggtttgGACTCACAATGGACGTATTGCTTCCTTGATCTATGTAAAAGACTCTAGTTCTGGGTCTACTATTGAGGACTCTCAGAAAATTAATAAGATTGAATTGCGCTTAAGAAATGTTTTGAAGGGAGACAATGACATTAGAAGTGCAAAAATTTCTGTTTCTATGGCTGCTATGCACACTGAAAGAAGGCTACACCAGATGATGTTTACAGACCGTGATTACGAAAGGACTCCCATTCTTGAGGTTACTTCTGATAAGCCAGTGGTGACAGTTCAGAATTGGGCAGGAAGGGGCTATTCAGTCGTGAATGTTCAGTGCAAAGATCGAACCAAGCTTTTATTCGATGTGGTATCCAATTTGACAGACATGGAATATGATGTTTTTCATGCAACTATTAACACAAATGATGACAGAGCATACTTG GAGTTTTATATAAGACACAAGGATGGCACTCCAATTAGCTCAGAACCAGAGCGACAACGTGTAATCCAATGCCTAAAAGCTGCTGTGGAGAGAAGGGCATCTGAG GGTGTTCGGCTAGAGTTATGTAAAGAAGACAGGCAGGGGCTTCTAGCAGAAGTAATGAGAACTTTCCGCGAGAATGGTCTCAATGTGACCAGGGCTGAGATATCCACAGTAGGGAATATGGCTACAAATGTATTCTATGTAACTGATGCCATTGGAAATCCAGCTGATGCAAAAATTATCGAATCCCTGAGGCAGAAAATTGGGTTAAGCTACTTAGAAGTGAAGGAATTGCCGTTGGTAAATCATCAGGGGATGCAGAGAGAGGATCAAGCAGTTGGAATTGGTGGGGCAGTGTTGTTTTCCATAGGGAGTCTGGTGAAAAGAAATCTGTATAGTTTGGGATTAATCAAATCCTGTTCCTGA
- the LOC114171130 gene encoding uncharacterized protein LOC114171130 isoform X2 codes for MASTTPSADSASADELTAKSAHKRYEGLMTVRTKAMKGKGAWYWAHLEPMLLNNTETGLPKAVKLRCSLCDAVFSASNPSRTASEHLKRGTCPNFNSAAKPISSISPSAAAATVAVSPPPSPTNHNHRKRTSASGPASSYEVSPLAVVDPLRFFGELTYALPQQPHLMLSGGKEDLGALALLEDSVKKLKSPKTSPGPTLSKAQVDSAFDCLADWVYESCGSVSFSSLEHPKFRAFLNQVGLPSVSVREFTGSRLNAKFEEAKADSEARIRDALFFQVASDGWKRKGKKYCEEKLVNMTVNLPNGTSLHRRTLFVGGSAPPSYAEEVIWETVTGICENVGQQCVGVVADKFKKTALRNLENRNPGMVNLSCQYQGFNSLIKDFNKELSLFSTVTQNCVKLATFVNYETGVRNSFHKYQQQEYGHAWLLRMPLPSRESESFDTVYAMMEDLLNSVGALQLVLLDESLKMASVEDPNAREVGDMIGDVGFWNELEAVHSLVKLVKEMAQEIETERPLVGQCLPIWGELRARVKDWSSKSQVAEGAVEKIIEKRFMKNYHPAWAAAYILDPVYLVRDTSGKYLPPFKYLTPEQEKDVDKLITRLVSRDEAHIVLMELMKWRTQGLDPVYARAVQMKERDPVTGKMKIVNPQSSRLVWETHLTEFKSLGRVAVRLIFLHATSLGFKCNWSSWRWVCAQGHSREALDRVHKLIFTAAHSKLERKDFSGDEQKNAELFSMANENLEWHMT; via the exons ATGGCGAGTACCACACCCTCCGCCGACTCAGCTTCAGCCGATGAACTCACTGCAAAATCTGCGCACAAGCGCTACGAAGGGTTGATGACGGTTCGAACCAAAGCTATGAAGGGCAAAGGGGCATGGTATTGGGCGCACCTGGAACCCATGCTGCTGAACAACACCGAAACAGGGCTCCCCAAAGCCGTCAAACTCAGGTGCTCCCTGTGCGACGCCGTTTTCTCTGCTTCCAATCCCTCTCGCACGGCCTCCGAGCATCTAAAGCGCGGAACGTGCCCCAATTTCAATTCCGCCGCCAAACCAATCTCCTCCATATCCCCCTCCGCCGCCGCTGCCACCGTGGCCGTCTCTCCACCACCTTCCCCGACCAACCACAACCACCGCAAGAGAACCTCCGCATCCGGCCCCGCTTCATCCTACGAAGTGTCGCCGCTGGCCGTAGTGGATCCGTTGCGATTCTTCGGAGAGCTGACGTACGCGCTGCCGCAGCAACCGCATTTGATGTTGTCCGGAGGGAAGGAGGATTTGGGCGCCTTAGCTTTGTTGGAAGACAGTGTGAAGAAGCTAAAGAGTCCCAAAACTTCACCTGGTCCAACTCTCAGCAAAGCTCAAGTCGATAGCGCATTTGACTGTCTCGCTGATTGGGTCTACGAATCCTGTGGTTCTGTCTCTTTCTCCTCTCTGGAGCACCCCAAGTTCAGAGCGTTTCTTAATCAGGTTGGGTTACCCTCGGTGTCTGTCAGAGAGTTCACTGGAAGTAGATTGAACGCCAAGTTTGAAGAAGctaaagcagattcagaagcgcGAATCAGAGACGCTTTGTTCTTTCAAGTAGCCTCGGATGGGTGGAAACGGAAGGGGAAGAAGTACTGCGAAGAAAAGCTGGTTAACATGACCGTTAATCTTCCCAATGGGACCAGTTTGCACAGAAGGACATTGTTTGTTGGCGGTTCTGCTCCTCCCAGTTACGCGGAAGAAGTTATTTGGGAGACAGTTACCGGCATTTGTGAGAATGTCGGGCAACAATGTGTTGGCGTTGTTGCAGACAAGTTTAAGAAGACGGCATTGAGAAACTTGGAGAATCGAAACCCTGGGATGGTTAACCTTTCTTGTCAGTACCAAGGGTTCAACAGTTTGATCAAGGACTTCAACAAGGAGCTATCGCTGTTTAGCACCGTAACTCAGAATTGTGTCAAGCTCGCGACTTTCGTTAACTACGAAACTGGAGTGAGGAACAGTTTTCACAAGTACCAACAGCAGGAGTACGGACATGCGTGGTTGCTCCGAATGCCGTTGCCCTCGCGCGAGTCCGAGTCTTTTGACACTGTGTATGCAATGATGGAGGACTTGTTGAATTCAGTTGGGGCGTTACAGCTGGTGCTTTTGGACGAGTCATTGAAAATGGCGTCCGTAGAAGACCCGAATGCGAGGGAAGTCGGGGACATGATTGGAGATGTGGGGTTTTGGAATGAGTTGGAAGCGGTTCATTCGTTGGTTAAGTTGGTGAAGGAGATGGCTCAGGAGATTGAGACAGAGAGGCCTCTTGTAGGGCAATGCCTTCCGATATGGGGTGAGTTAAGGGCACGAGTGAAGGACTGGAGTTCCAAATCCCAGGTTGCGGAAGGAGCGGTGgagaaaattattgaaaaacgGTTCATGAAAAACTACCACCCTGCTTGGGCCGCAGCTTACATTCTTGACCCTGTGTATTTGGTGAGGGACACGAGTGGGAAGTACCTTCCACCGTTTAAGTACTTGACACCGGAACAAGAGAAAGACGTGGATAAACTCATAACAAGACTCGTTTCAAGGGACGAGGCTCATATTGTTCTAATGGAGCTCATGAAATGGAGAACGCAGGGGCTTGACCCGGTTTACGCTCGTGCTGTGCAGATGAAGGAGAGGGATCCTGTTACTGGGAAAATGAAGATTGTGAATCCCCAAAGCAGTAGACTTGTGTGGGAAACTCATCTCACAGAGTTTAAGTCTCTGGGAAGAGTTGCGGTTAGGTTGATTTTCCTTCACGCAACTTCCCTTGGCTTCAAATGCAATTGGTCTTCCTGGAGATGGGTGTGTGCACAAGGACACTCCAGAGAAGCACTGGATAGGGTTCACAAGTTGATTTTTACTGCAGCTCATTCCAAATTGGAAAGAAAAGATTTTTCAGGTGATGAACAGAAGAATGCAGAGCTGTTCAGCATGGCAAATG AGAATCTTGAATGGCACATGACATGA
- the LOC114173374 gene encoding ATP-dependent Clp protease ATP-binding subunit CLPT2, chloroplastic, which produces MACAHYYHCAASLIFRSDARARLGHTLTLESPQSSWLGTELRVSPCTLNLRNYVSVTRRRPLTATVSLPTEKPERASPGQKFPKWSSKAIKSFAMSELEARKLKYPTTGTEALLMGVLIEGTNLAAKFLRANGITLLKVQDETVKLLGKGDLFFFSPEHPPLTDEAQRALDWAVDRKIKSGDGGELTTAHILLGVWSEVGSPGHKILSTLGFNDEKAGELESLISKPGCMDD; this is translated from the exons ATGGCTTGTGCGCACTACTACCATTGCGCCGCGAGTCTGATATTCCGGTCCGACGCTCGAGCTCGTTTGGGTCATACTTTGACGCTAGAGAGTCCTCAAAGCTCGTGGCTTGGAACTGAACTTAGGGTTTCACCATGCACTCTCAATCTCAGAAATTACGTGTCTGTTACCCGACGCCGGCCCCTAACCGCCACCGTTAGCCTCCCCACaga AAAACCAGAACGTGCTTCTCCAGGTCAAAAATTTCCCAA ATGGTCTTCCAAGGCTATAAAATCGTTTGCAATGTCTGAATTGGAGGCTAGGAAACTTAAGTATCCTACTACCGGAACTGAAGCTCTTCTCATGGGGGTTCTCATCGAGG GTACTAATCTAGCTGCCAAGTTTTTGCGAGCCAATGGAATTACACTTCTCAAGGTTCAAGATGAAACAGTGAAGTTACTTGGAAAAGGTGATTTGTTTTTCTTCAGTCCGGAGCATCCTCCACTGACCGATGAGGCTCAGAGAGCTCTTGATTGGGCTGTTGATCGAAAAATAAAATCTG GCGATGGCGGGGAATTGACCACAGCGCACATACTTCTTGGTGTCTGGTCCGAAGTGGGCTCTCCTGGTCACAAAATTCTGTCCACCCTCGGCTTTAATGATGAAAAAGCTGGAGAGCTTGAGTCCTTAATTTCTAAACCTGGATGTATGGATGATTGA
- the LOC114171130 gene encoding uncharacterized protein LOC114171130 isoform X1 — MASTTPSADSASADELTAKSAHKRYEGLMTVRTKAMKGKGAWYWAHLEPMLLNNTETGLPKAVKLRCSLCDAVFSASNPSRTASEHLKRGTCPNFNSAAKPISSISPSAAAATVAVSPPPSPTNHNHRKRTSASGPASSYEVSPLAVVDPLRFFGELTYALPQQPHLMLSGGKEDLGALALLEDSVKKLKSPKTSPGPTLSKAQVDSAFDCLADWVYESCGSVSFSSLEHPKFRAFLNQVGLPSVSVREFTGSRLNAKFEEAKADSEARIRDALFFQVASDGWKRKGKKYCEEKLVNMTVNLPNGTSLHRRTLFVGGSAPPSYAEEVIWETVTGICENVGQQCVGVVADKFKKTALRNLENRNPGMVNLSCQYQGFNSLIKDFNKELSLFSTVTQNCVKLATFVNYETGVRNSFHKYQQQEYGHAWLLRMPLPSRESESFDTVYAMMEDLLNSVGALQLVLLDESLKMASVEDPNAREVGDMIGDVGFWNELEAVHSLVKLVKEMAQEIETERPLVGQCLPIWGELRARVKDWSSKSQVAEGAVEKIIEKRFMKNYHPAWAAAYILDPVYLVRDTSGKYLPPFKYLTPEQEKDVDKLITRLVSRDEAHIVLMELMKWRTQGLDPVYARAVQMKERDPVTGKMKIVNPQSSRLVWETHLTEFKSLGRVAVRLIFLHATSLGFKCNWSSWRWVCAQGHSREALDRVHKLIFTAAHSKLERKDFSGDEQKNAELFSMANGEDDVLNEVFADTSSA, encoded by the coding sequence ATGGCGAGTACCACACCCTCCGCCGACTCAGCTTCAGCCGATGAACTCACTGCAAAATCTGCGCACAAGCGCTACGAAGGGTTGATGACGGTTCGAACCAAAGCTATGAAGGGCAAAGGGGCATGGTATTGGGCGCACCTGGAACCCATGCTGCTGAACAACACCGAAACAGGGCTCCCCAAAGCCGTCAAACTCAGGTGCTCCCTGTGCGACGCCGTTTTCTCTGCTTCCAATCCCTCTCGCACGGCCTCCGAGCATCTAAAGCGCGGAACGTGCCCCAATTTCAATTCCGCCGCCAAACCAATCTCCTCCATATCCCCCTCCGCCGCCGCTGCCACCGTGGCCGTCTCTCCACCACCTTCCCCGACCAACCACAACCACCGCAAGAGAACCTCCGCATCCGGCCCCGCTTCATCCTACGAAGTGTCGCCGCTGGCCGTAGTGGATCCGTTGCGATTCTTCGGAGAGCTGACGTACGCGCTGCCGCAGCAACCGCATTTGATGTTGTCCGGAGGGAAGGAGGATTTGGGCGCCTTAGCTTTGTTGGAAGACAGTGTGAAGAAGCTAAAGAGTCCCAAAACTTCACCTGGTCCAACTCTCAGCAAAGCTCAAGTCGATAGCGCATTTGACTGTCTCGCTGATTGGGTCTACGAATCCTGTGGTTCTGTCTCTTTCTCCTCTCTGGAGCACCCCAAGTTCAGAGCGTTTCTTAATCAGGTTGGGTTACCCTCGGTGTCTGTCAGAGAGTTCACTGGAAGTAGATTGAACGCCAAGTTTGAAGAAGctaaagcagattcagaagcgcGAATCAGAGACGCTTTGTTCTTTCAAGTAGCCTCGGATGGGTGGAAACGGAAGGGGAAGAAGTACTGCGAAGAAAAGCTGGTTAACATGACCGTTAATCTTCCCAATGGGACCAGTTTGCACAGAAGGACATTGTTTGTTGGCGGTTCTGCTCCTCCCAGTTACGCGGAAGAAGTTATTTGGGAGACAGTTACCGGCATTTGTGAGAATGTCGGGCAACAATGTGTTGGCGTTGTTGCAGACAAGTTTAAGAAGACGGCATTGAGAAACTTGGAGAATCGAAACCCTGGGATGGTTAACCTTTCTTGTCAGTACCAAGGGTTCAACAGTTTGATCAAGGACTTCAACAAGGAGCTATCGCTGTTTAGCACCGTAACTCAGAATTGTGTCAAGCTCGCGACTTTCGTTAACTACGAAACTGGAGTGAGGAACAGTTTTCACAAGTACCAACAGCAGGAGTACGGACATGCGTGGTTGCTCCGAATGCCGTTGCCCTCGCGCGAGTCCGAGTCTTTTGACACTGTGTATGCAATGATGGAGGACTTGTTGAATTCAGTTGGGGCGTTACAGCTGGTGCTTTTGGACGAGTCATTGAAAATGGCGTCCGTAGAAGACCCGAATGCGAGGGAAGTCGGGGACATGATTGGAGATGTGGGGTTTTGGAATGAGTTGGAAGCGGTTCATTCGTTGGTTAAGTTGGTGAAGGAGATGGCTCAGGAGATTGAGACAGAGAGGCCTCTTGTAGGGCAATGCCTTCCGATATGGGGTGAGTTAAGGGCACGAGTGAAGGACTGGAGTTCCAAATCCCAGGTTGCGGAAGGAGCGGTGgagaaaattattgaaaaacgGTTCATGAAAAACTACCACCCTGCTTGGGCCGCAGCTTACATTCTTGACCCTGTGTATTTGGTGAGGGACACGAGTGGGAAGTACCTTCCACCGTTTAAGTACTTGACACCGGAACAAGAGAAAGACGTGGATAAACTCATAACAAGACTCGTTTCAAGGGACGAGGCTCATATTGTTCTAATGGAGCTCATGAAATGGAGAACGCAGGGGCTTGACCCGGTTTACGCTCGTGCTGTGCAGATGAAGGAGAGGGATCCTGTTACTGGGAAAATGAAGATTGTGAATCCCCAAAGCAGTAGACTTGTGTGGGAAACTCATCTCACAGAGTTTAAGTCTCTGGGAAGAGTTGCGGTTAGGTTGATTTTCCTTCACGCAACTTCCCTTGGCTTCAAATGCAATTGGTCTTCCTGGAGATGGGTGTGTGCACAAGGACACTCCAGAGAAGCACTGGATAGGGTTCACAAGTTGATTTTTACTGCAGCTCATTCCAAATTGGAAAGAAAAGATTTTTCAGGTGATGAACAGAAGAATGCAGAGCTGTTCAGCATGGCAAATGGTGAGGACGATGTGTTAAACGAGGTTTTTGCGGACACTTCCTCAGCGTGA
- the LOC114174349 gene encoding uncharacterized protein At4g22758, with the protein MSPRTSSPVGSVRRNKPRQPLPSPRRRTNNKPKPVKVLKRCSSAPLLTRRENGDAHGHYWNSGTFFRPKTFSDAFLSSPSPLSSPRIHTKQIIKGYDKEAKVVVNVTVEGSPGPVRAMVKLGSSVDDTIKLVVDKYREEGRSPNINPSMTSSFELHHSHFSLQSLDKSEVIADVGSRSFYLRKNSDASSILSSFHSGSAPLLVSRASTPSLPNPPSFFIPSFFARKISKIVRRAQRLWNIVVCSQ; encoded by the exons ATGTCTCCAAGGACAAGTTCGCCGGTTGGTTCGGTTCGGAGAAATAAGCCGCGGCAACCGTTGCCGTCGCCCCGTCGCCGGACGAACAACAAGCCGAAGCCTGTCAAGGTCTTGAAGCGCTGCTCATCGGCGCCTCTGCTTACACGACGAGAAAACGGCGATGCTCACGGCCATTATTGGAATAGTGGAACGTTTTTCCGACCTAAAACGTTTTCTGACGCCTTTCTCTCTTCCCCTTCTCCCCTTTCCTCTCCGCGGATTCACACTAAACAG ataATAAAGGGGTACGACAAAGAGGCTAAGGTGGTAGTTAATGTGACCGTTGAGGGAAGTCCAGGGCCAGTTCGAGCCATGGTTAAACTGGGTTCCAGTGTGGACGACACAATCAAGCTTGTGGTAGATAAATATAGAGAAGAAGGAAGGAGCCCCAATATCAATCCTAGTATGACATCTTCATTCGAATTGCATCACTCTCATTTCAGTCTCCAGA GTTTGGATAAATCAGAAGTGATTGCGGATGTGGGTAGTAGAAGTTTTTATCTGCGGAAGAATAGCGATGCTTCTTCTATTTTGAGTTCATTTCATTCGGGAAGTGCTCCCCTATTAGTGAGTCGTGCCTCTACTCCATCCCTACCAAATCCTCCTTCATTCTTCATCCCTTCTTTCTTTGCCCGCAAGATTAGCAAAATTGTAAGAAGAGCTCAGCGTCTTTGGAACATTGTTGTTTGCTCCCAGTGA